In a genomic window of Aggregatimonas sangjinii:
- the nirB gene encoding nitrite reductase large subunit NirB — protein MKTIIVVGNGMVGYKFCEKFVSREESEQFRLIVFGEEPRPAYDRVHLSEFFESQDAKALELAPLNWYSENGIELLVNERVTDIHRKTKTITTSRDQEIGYDYLVLATGSVPFVPPINGVEKEGVFVYRTIEDLEAMLAYAEKVKSVKPNGKAAILGGGLLGLEAGKAVMDMGLEPHVVEYAPKLMPRQLDSRSSNVLQLTLEAMGINIHLGKATNRILGNGAITGMDFGEDDTLNVDMLVISAGIRPRDELAKTCDLEVGIRGGIVVNDKMQTSDPDIYAIGEVALYNQMIYGLVAPGYEMAEVAVNRILEKEVVMQHDIDMSTKLKLIGVDVASFGIPYMPAEKGLSIIYENKTKGVYKRINVSHDGKTLLGGIMVGDAEDYSILHQMYLNNMPLPDNAEELIVGARGEGGSPFGSAMDLPDTAVICSCEAVTKGAVCCSVLDEGNETVKAVAKATKATTGCGGCKPMVSDLVKESLKTLGKTVKERICEHFDFSRQELFDIVKLRGIADFDELIDTVGKGHGCEVCKPAVAAIFASIYNETANKQNAIQDTNDRYLANIQRNGTYSVVPRVAGGEITPKQLMAMGRIAQKYDLYTKITGGQRIDMFGAKLHELPLIWEELIKEGFETGQAYGKSLRTVKSCVGSTWCRYGMDESVSFAVEIEHRYKGIRSPHKFKGGVSGCIRECAEARGKDFGFIAVEGGWNVYVGGNGGANPKHAVLLAEKVDKATAIKYVDRFIMFYIKTALPLQRTAPWLEKLEGGITYLQNVVINDSLGICDELDAEMQALVDSYKCEWKEAVETPEIRERYTHFVNSDETDETIEFVSLREQKMPKEWA, from the coding sequence ATGAAAACTATTATTGTTGTTGGCAATGGAATGGTGGGGTACAAGTTCTGTGAGAAATTTGTTTCGCGTGAAGAAAGCGAACAATTTAGATTGATCGTGTTTGGCGAAGAGCCTCGTCCGGCATATGACCGGGTACACCTTAGCGAATTCTTCGAAAGTCAGGATGCCAAGGCATTGGAGCTAGCACCCTTGAACTGGTATTCCGAAAACGGTATTGAGCTATTGGTCAATGAACGTGTTACCGATATTCATCGGAAGACCAAAACCATAACGACAAGTAGGGATCAGGAAATCGGCTATGATTATCTTGTCCTAGCGACAGGGTCGGTTCCCTTTGTCCCTCCTATCAATGGAGTGGAAAAGGAAGGGGTTTTCGTGTACCGCACCATTGAGGACCTAGAGGCGATGCTAGCCTATGCGGAAAAAGTAAAAAGTGTTAAACCAAATGGTAAAGCCGCTATTTTGGGAGGAGGTCTTTTGGGGTTGGAAGCCGGTAAAGCGGTCATGGATATGGGCCTAGAGCCCCATGTTGTAGAGTACGCCCCAAAATTAATGCCGCGACAGCTAGATTCCAGAAGCAGTAATGTGCTGCAACTGACCTTGGAAGCCATGGGCATCAACATTCATTTGGGGAAGGCCACGAACCGCATTCTGGGTAACGGTGCCATTACGGGAATGGATTTTGGTGAGGATGATACCCTGAACGTTGACATGCTGGTGATTTCCGCAGGAATTCGCCCAAGGGACGAGTTGGCAAAAACATGCGATTTAGAGGTTGGCATACGTGGTGGCATCGTGGTAAATGATAAAATGCAGACATCCGACCCCGATATTTATGCCATCGGCGAGGTAGCCCTGTATAATCAAATGATCTATGGTTTGGTCGCTCCAGGATACGAGATGGCCGAGGTGGCCGTGAACCGTATTCTTGAGAAAGAAGTGGTCATGCAGCACGATATCGATATGTCGACTAAATTAAAACTGATCGGGGTAGATGTGGCGAGTTTTGGTATACCCTACATGCCCGCCGAGAAGGGGCTGTCGATCATCTACGAGAACAAAACAAAAGGGGTCTACAAACGAATCAATGTAAGCCATGATGGCAAGACCCTTTTGGGAGGTATTATGGTCGGTGATGCGGAGGACTACAGCATACTTCACCAAATGTACCTGAACAATATGCCCTTGCCGGACAATGCCGAAGAGTTGATCGTGGGCGCGCGCGGTGAGGGAGGCTCTCCTTTCGGCAGCGCGATGGATCTGCCCGATACCGCCGTCATTTGCTCTTGCGAAGCCGTGACCAAAGGAGCGGTATGCTGTTCCGTTTTGGACGAGGGCAACGAAACCGTAAAAGCGGTTGCAAAAGCTACCAAAGCGACTACTGGCTGTGGAGGCTGTAAACCTATGGTTTCCGATTTGGTGAAGGAAAGTTTAAAGACCTTGGGTAAAACCGTCAAGGAACGTATTTGCGAACACTTCGATTTTTCACGTCAAGAGCTTTTTGATATCGTAAAATTAAGGGGGATTGCAGATTTCGACGAACTGATCGACACGGTGGGGAAAGGACACGGCTGTGAAGTGTGCAAACCTGCGGTGGCCGCTATTTTCGCCAGTATTTACAACGAAACCGCCAACAAGCAGAATGCGATCCAGGATACGAACGATCGCTATTTGGCGAACATTCAGCGCAACGGTACCTACTCGGTCGTGCCTCGAGTTGCGGGTGGCGAAATCACTCCCAAGCAACTTATGGCCATGGGAAGGATAGCTCAAAAATATGACCTTTACACCAAAATAACAGGCGGGCAACGTATCGATATGTTCGGGGCGAAGCTGCACGAGCTGCCCTTGATCTGGGAAGAATTGATCAAAGAAGGCTTTGAAACCGGCCAGGCCTATGGCAAATCATTGCGTACCGTGAAAAGCTGCGTGGGTTCGACCTGGTGTAGGTACGGTATGGATGAAAGCGTGAGCTTTGCCGTCGAGATAGAACACCGCTATAAGGGTATTCGCTCCCCTCATAAATTCAAGGGAGGCGTCTCGGGTTGTATTCGGGAATGTGCCGAGGCGCGTGGCAAGGACTTTGGCTTCATCGCTGTAGAAGGCGGATGGAACGTGTATGTGGGCGGTAACGGTGGGGCGAATCCGAAGCATGCCGTATTACTTGCCGAAAAAGTAGACAAGGCAACTGCGATAAAATACGTAGACCGTTTTATCATGTTCTATATCAAAACGGCTTTACCGCTGCAACGTACCGCCCCATGGCTCGAGAAACTGGAAGGAGGCATTACCTACCTGCAGAACGTGGTCATCAATGATTCCTTAGGAATTTGTGATGAACTGGACGCCGAGATGCAGGCATTGGTCGACTCGTACAAATGTGAGTGGAAAGAAGCCGTAGAAACCCCTGAAATAAGGGAACGCTATACTCATTTTGTCAATTCGGACGAGACCGACGAGACCATCGAGTTCGTTTCGTTGAGAGAGCAGAAAATGCCT
- the cobA gene encoding uroporphyrinogen-III C-methyltransferase, whose protein sequence is MNSSITPKVSLVGAGPGSEDLITVRGLRLLQAADVILYDALVSKELMAQIDTAIPKIYVGKRCSQHSFTQDDINLLLVENAFAHGHVVRLKGGDPFVFGRAHEEIEFVESFGIPVSVVPGISSALAVPSSQGIPMTRRNVSSSFWVMTATKRDGSFSEDLKYASRSSATMVILMGVRKLIEIVNEVNKYRHDTTPIALIQNGTLKNERCTISTLNGMHGLIETLDISLPGIIVIGDVVAEHPSFFEEEVRRVLHSNL, encoded by the coding sequence ATGAATAGCAGTATCACGCCGAAAGTAAGTCTAGTGGGTGCCGGTCCAGGCAGTGAAGACCTTATTACCGTTAGGGGTTTGCGCTTGCTGCAGGCGGCAGACGTTATTCTTTACGATGCCTTGGTCAGTAAAGAACTCATGGCACAAATTGATACTGCCATTCCAAAAATATACGTAGGAAAGCGCTGCAGTCAGCATTCCTTCACACAGGATGATATCAATCTGTTGCTCGTAGAAAATGCTTTTGCACATGGTCATGTGGTACGCTTAAAAGGAGGCGATCCCTTTGTATTCGGTAGGGCCCATGAAGAAATCGAATTTGTGGAATCTTTTGGTATTCCCGTTTCGGTAGTACCCGGAATCTCAAGCGCCCTCGCCGTTCCCTCTAGCCAGGGCATACCCATGACACGACGCAATGTAAGCAGTAGCTTTTGGGTAATGACGGCTACCAAAAGGGATGGCTCCTTTTCAGAGGATTTAAAATATGCCTCGCGGTCCTCGGCCACCATGGTCATCTTAATGGGAGTTCGAAAATTAATTGAAATTGTCAATGAGGTCAATAAATACCGACATGACACCACCCCGATCGCCCTAATTCAAAACGGAACCTTGAAAAATGAGCGCTGTACTATTTCGACGCTAAATGGTATGCATGGGTTGATTGAAACCTTGGATATTTCGCTACCGGGCATCATAGTGATAGGGGACGTGGTCGCGGAACACCCCTCCTTTTTCGAGGAAGAGGTACGGCGCGTGCTCCATTCCAACTTATAG
- a CDS encoding CmpA/NrtA family ABC transporter substrate-binding protein, producing the protein MKSVLTKASLFLTAVALLAACGGKDAKKATIEAAEEGVASKTKQLDIEKPQLTFGFIKLTDMAPLAIAKEKGFFEDEGLFVSVEAQSNWKNVLDRVIDGQLDGSHMLAGQPIAAGAGFGRQAQLVTPFSMDLNGNGITVSNDVWSKMKPNVLMDEEGKPIHPIKADALKPVITDYKNSGKPFKMGMVFPVSTHNYEIRYWLAAAGIHPGMYTADNVQGQIDAEVLLSVTPPPQMPATLESGTIYGYCVGEPWNQQAVFKGIGVPVVTNYDIWKNNPEKVFVMTKKFVDDYPNTAIAVTKALIRAGKWLDEPSNRAEAVKILSMSQYVGAPEEVLANSMTGTFEFEKGDKRDMPDFNVFYKYHATYPFYSDGIWFLTQMRRWGQIPETKTAEWYGETIKDIYRPDIWKKAADLLVAEGQIPATDIPETDGYKTATTDFIDGTSYDAKDPIGYINSFSIGNKD; encoded by the coding sequence ATGAAATCAGTTTTGACAAAAGCATCCCTGTTTTTGACCGCGGTCGCACTCTTGGCGGCATGTGGTGGAAAAGATGCTAAAAAGGCAACAATTGAAGCCGCCGAAGAAGGAGTCGCTTCGAAAACAAAACAATTGGATATTGAAAAACCGCAACTCACTTTCGGATTCATCAAATTGACGGATATGGCACCTTTAGCCATTGCCAAGGAAAAAGGATTTTTCGAGGATGAAGGTCTTTTTGTTTCGGTAGAAGCACAATCGAACTGGAAAAATGTACTCGATCGGGTCATTGACGGACAATTGGATGGCTCGCATATGCTCGCAGGGCAACCTATCGCAGCCGGGGCCGGATTTGGTCGTCAAGCGCAGTTGGTGACGCCTTTTTCCATGGATTTAAATGGAAACGGCATTACCGTATCGAACGACGTCTGGTCAAAAATGAAGCCGAATGTGCTGATGGACGAGGAAGGAAAGCCTATCCATCCGATCAAGGCGGATGCCTTAAAACCCGTAATTACGGATTATAAGAATAGTGGGAAGCCTTTTAAAATGGGAATGGTTTTTCCCGTATCTACCCACAATTACGAAATACGCTATTGGCTGGCCGCTGCCGGTATTCATCCTGGAATGTACACTGCCGATAACGTACAAGGACAAATCGATGCAGAGGTATTACTATCCGTCACGCCACCACCACAGATGCCCGCAACCTTGGAATCAGGAACTATCTATGGGTATTGTGTCGGTGAACCATGGAATCAACAGGCGGTGTTCAAGGGCATAGGAGTGCCGGTGGTGACCAACTATGATATCTGGAAAAACAATCCGGAAAAAGTATTCGTGATGACAAAGAAGTTCGTTGATGACTATCCGAATACGGCCATCGCGGTAACGAAAGCATTGATTCGGGCCGGAAAATGGTTAGATGAGCCTTCGAACCGGGCCGAAGCCGTTAAAATCCTATCCATGTCGCAATACGTAGGTGCCCCGGAAGAGGTGTTGGCGAATTCGATGACCGGGACCTTTGAATTTGAAAAGGGAGACAAACGCGATATGCCCGATTTTAACGTCTTCTACAAATACCACGCGACCTACCCCTTCTACTCCGATGGTATCTGGTTCTTGACACAGATGCGCAGATGGGGACAAATTCCCGAGACAAAAACAGCGGAATGGTATGGAGAAACCATTAAAGACATTTACCGTCCGGATATCTGGAAAAAGGCAGCCGATCTCTTGGTCGCCGAAGGCCAAATTCCTGCGACCGACATTCCGGAAACCGACGGTTACAAAACGGCGACCACCGATTTTATCGATGGCACTTCCTATGATGCCAAAGACCCCATTGGCTATATCAATAGTTTCTCTATCGGAAACAAGGATTGA
- a CDS encoding ABC transporter permease produces MEQDITLKKEKQGLAFLRNFIAKAAPRFQKGDLFSSFKKTGITILSIALFLGLWHLGAKALYNIEATYKIEKAMTEQGPEAAAAERTCIESGNSGCQPNTLPSPTQVWASLQSLIADHKLINVKKAAFAEKMAATNAKLIAEGKDAIVYTGRASFVEIVLTSIKTVFAGFLLALLIAVPIGVIIGLSPSLRSAFNWFIQVFKPVSPVVWYLLVFMIVKTLYIGDSTDNAFVISFISVGLCAMWATLVNTAMGVSSVDKDYINVAKVLKLGTFQKVFKVILPSSLPLIFTGLRITLSVAWMVLIAIELLAQSQGLGLFVWEEFQNGANDSNSKIIVAMFVIGIIGFLLDRLMLTVQNMVSFNKNEGV; encoded by the coding sequence ATGGAACAAGACATCACACTAAAAAAGGAAAAACAAGGCCTTGCCTTCTTAAGGAATTTTATAGCCAAGGCAGCTCCTCGATTTCAAAAAGGAGACCTGTTCTCCTCGTTCAAGAAAACGGGAATCACCATCCTATCGATCGCGCTGTTTTTAGGTTTATGGCACTTGGGCGCCAAGGCACTTTATAATATAGAGGCAACCTACAAAATCGAGAAGGCCATGACCGAACAGGGGCCCGAAGCGGCGGCGGCGGAGCGGACTTGTATCGAATCCGGAAATAGTGGTTGCCAACCGAACACCTTGCCGTCACCTACCCAAGTATGGGCTTCGCTGCAGTCGTTGATCGCCGATCATAAATTGATCAATGTGAAGAAAGCGGCCTTTGCGGAAAAGATGGCCGCAACCAACGCAAAATTAATAGCAGAAGGCAAAGATGCCATCGTGTATACGGGCAGGGCTTCCTTTGTAGAAATTGTTTTGACCAGTATAAAAACGGTTTTTGCCGGCTTTTTATTGGCGCTTCTAATTGCGGTACCCATCGGTGTCATTATAGGTTTGAGCCCGTCATTGCGGAGTGCGTTCAATTGGTTTATCCAAGTTTTTAAACCGGTTTCCCCCGTAGTGTGGTACCTGCTCGTTTTTATGATCGTCAAAACCCTATACATTGGCGACAGTACCGATAACGCCTTCGTGATTTCCTTTATTAGTGTCGGTTTGTGTGCCATGTGGGCGACGCTCGTCAATACGGCAATGGGGGTGTCTTCGGTGGATAAGGATTACATCAATGTGGCGAAGGTTTTAAAACTGGGTACTTTTCAAAAGGTATTCAAGGTAATACTCCCGTCCTCCTTGCCCTTGATTTTTACCGGGTTGCGGATTACCCTTTCCGTGGCATGGATGGTCTTGATCGCCATTGAACTTTTGGCGCAAAGCCAAGGTCTCGGACTCTTCGTTTGGGAAGAATTTCAAAACGGGGCCAACGACTCCAATTCCAAGATTATCGTAGCGATGTTCGTTATCGGCATCATCGGCTTTCTTTTGGATCGCTTGATGTTAACGGTACAGAACATGGTGTCTTTCAATAAAAACGAAGGTGTGTAA
- a CDS encoding ABC transporter ATP-binding protein, with amino-acid sequence MAYLELNNIQKSYGEGANRTQILSNINLSIEEGEFVAIVGFTGSGKTTLVNLINGLLQPTSGTVLFKGEPVTGTSHERGVIFQNYSLLPWLTVGQNVYMAVKEAFPKENKAFLKKRVNDYVAMVSLSPAINKRPKELSGGMRQRVAVARALAMNPEMIIMDEPLGALDALTRGNLQDEILNIWSQDKRTALLITNDVDEGIYMADRIIPLKPGPNATLGPEFKIDIERPRDKTALNDNPSFKKTRNAIIEYLMDIGEARKSVSDEEYLLPDIAPKSFVA; translated from the coding sequence ATGGCCTATTTAGAACTGAACAATATCCAAAAATCCTACGGAGAAGGAGCGAACAGAACACAGATACTATCCAATATCAACCTTTCCATCGAAGAAGGGGAATTTGTTGCCATAGTCGGGTTTACGGGAAGCGGAAAAACCACCTTGGTGAACTTGATCAACGGACTCCTACAACCCACAAGTGGTACGGTTCTATTTAAAGGGGAACCTGTAACCGGTACGAGCCATGAACGCGGTGTTATTTTTCAAAATTATTCCTTATTGCCTTGGCTAACCGTAGGTCAGAATGTTTATATGGCCGTCAAAGAGGCTTTTCCAAAAGAGAACAAAGCCTTTTTGAAAAAACGGGTGAACGACTATGTGGCCATGGTAAGTTTGTCCCCGGCCATCAATAAACGACCAAAAGAACTGTCCGGCGGTATGCGCCAGCGCGTTGCCGTGGCCAGGGCATTGGCCATGAACCCGGAGATGATCATTATGGATGAACCTCTAGGTGCCTTGGATGCTTTGACCCGCGGCAACCTGCAGGATGAGATATTGAACATATGGAGCCAGGACAAGCGCACCGCACTGTTGATTACGAACGATGTGGATGAAGGAATCTATATGGCCGACAGGATCATCCCCTTAAAGCCAGGTCCCAATGCTACCTTGGGTCCGGAGTTTAAAATCGATATTGAGCGACCACGCGATAAAACGGCATTGAACGACAATCCGAGTTTCAAAAAGACACGGAATGCCATTATCGAATATTTAATGGATATCGGTGAAGCACGCAAATCGGTTTCCGATGAAGAATACTTGCTTCCGGATATTGCCCCGAAAAGTTTTGTCGCCTAA
- a CDS encoding ABC transporter ATP-binding protein, with amino-acid sequence MSTTTVQGTISENGIVFPSKVMLDLSKLKKIYPTPKGDYVVLEDLDLQIMKEEFVTIIGHSGCGKTTMLSMIAGLNPISGGNIAVLGNPVKGPGPDRGVIFQSPSLMPWMTALENVLLGVNKVFPHASKVERKDIAKYYLHKVGLDGAFSKRALELSQGMQQRVGIARAFAIKPKVLLLDEPFGMLDSLTRGELQDILIEIWNREKITAVMITHDVDEAIFLADRVVMMTSGPRAKIGDILDIGFERPRTRKSVLEHDDYYTYRKHLIDFLEH; translated from the coding sequence ATGAGTACCACAACAGTACAAGGAACCATATCGGAGAACGGAATCGTATTTCCTTCCAAAGTAATGCTTGATCTGTCAAAATTGAAAAAAATCTATCCGACGCCCAAAGGCGATTATGTGGTCTTGGAGGATTTGGATTTGCAGATCATGAAAGAAGAATTCGTGACCATTATCGGGCATTCCGGATGCGGGAAGACCACCATGCTCTCGATGATCGCAGGTTTAAACCCTATTTCCGGAGGAAATATCGCAGTCTTGGGAAATCCCGTGAAAGGTCCGGGACCGGATAGAGGTGTCATTTTTCAATCCCCCAGTCTAATGCCATGGATGACCGCTTTGGAAAATGTGCTTTTAGGGGTCAACAAAGTTTTCCCACATGCGAGCAAGGTAGAACGAAAAGATATCGCAAAATACTATTTGCACAAGGTAGGTCTGGACGGGGCCTTTAGTAAAAGGGCGTTGGAATTATCCCAAGGGATGCAGCAACGTGTCGGTATCGCAAGGGCCTTTGCCATTAAACCCAAAGTGCTGCTATTGGACGAACCTTTTGGTATGCTCGATTCGTTGACCAGAGGAGAGCTACAGGACATCCTGATAGAAATCTGGAATAGGGAAAAAATTACAGCCGTTATGATCACCCACGACGTAGATGAAGCCATTTTCCTAGCCGATCGCGTGGTGATGATGACCAGTGGACCAAGGGCTAAAATCGGAGATATCCTAGACATCGGATTCGAACGGCCAAGAACCCGAAAATCAGTATTGGAGCATGACGATTATTACACCTACCGAAAACATTTGATCGACTTTTTAGAACACTAA
- a CDS encoding alginate export family protein, with the protein MKKQYTLIFLVFLSIQLVNAQFTLDGQFKPRTEYRNGFGSIIPDAADAGYAISTRIRLNTGYTFDSYQFYVSLQDVMVWGENRQILPDDQNDSFAVFEAWANINLGKGWSTKLGRQILSYDDQRIFGGLDWAQQARNHDAGLLKYKKEKFMMDIGLAFSQDFDNPTGFQSVGTAYNTSGFFSYKTMQYAYLKQQWNSISGSLLLLNNGFQNFTGDADAQVADGTSNLQTLGTHLNFSKGSFGAALNAFVQTGERQNQVDVKGAYLLGLDLNYKVTAKIGLGVGVEVISGNDGEAGETGAFFPLFGTNHKFNGFMDYFYVGNHANSIGLFDVHASAKFALGEKSSLLVKVLNFSGEQELPSGEKALGTEVDLVFAKNFKGYNVAIGYSQMFASDGMYELKGVSEADAAGTQNWAWVQLTMKPKFLNTAKAE; encoded by the coding sequence ATGAAAAAGCAATACACACTTATTTTCCTAGTATTCCTATCGATTCAATTGGTAAATGCGCAATTCACGCTTGATGGGCAATTTAAACCAAGAACCGAATACCGAAATGGTTTCGGAAGCATCATTCCCGATGCCGCCGATGCCGGCTATGCCATTTCTACCAGAATACGCTTGAACACAGGCTATACCTTTGACTCCTATCAATTTTATGTAAGTCTGCAGGACGTAATGGTTTGGGGTGAAAACAGACAGATTTTGCCCGATGACCAAAATGATTCTTTCGCCGTTTTCGAGGCATGGGCAAATATCAATCTAGGAAAAGGATGGTCTACAAAGTTGGGCCGTCAAATACTATCGTACGACGATCAACGTATTTTCGGCGGTTTAGACTGGGCACAACAAGCACGTAATCACGATGCAGGCCTATTAAAATACAAAAAGGAAAAGTTTATGATGGATATCGGGCTGGCGTTCAGTCAAGATTTCGATAACCCCACCGGATTTCAGTCTGTGGGAACGGCCTACAATACGAGCGGTTTTTTTAGCTATAAAACGATGCAGTACGCCTATCTGAAACAACAATGGAATAGTATTTCCGGAAGTCTGCTGCTTTTGAACAATGGTTTTCAAAACTTTACGGGCGATGCAGATGCCCAAGTTGCCGACGGTACGAGCAACCTACAGACCTTAGGAACCCACTTAAACTTCAGTAAAGGAAGTTTTGGCGCGGCCTTGAACGCCTTTGTGCAAACTGGGGAACGCCAAAATCAAGTCGATGTAAAAGGAGCCTACTTATTGGGTCTCGACCTCAACTATAAAGTAACGGCAAAAATAGGTTTGGGTGTTGGGGTAGAAGTAATCAGTGGCAATGATGGTGAAGCGGGTGAAACTGGAGCTTTCTTTCCGTTATTTGGTACCAATCATAAATTCAACGGGTTTATGGATTATTTCTATGTGGGCAACCATGCCAACTCCATTGGATTGTTCGATGTGCATGCCAGTGCCAAGTTTGCGTTGGGCGAAAAATCGAGCCTATTGGTAAAAGTACTCAATTTCAGTGGCGAACAAGAATTGCCTAGTGGTGAAAAGGCATTGGGCACCGAGGTCGACCTGGTCTTTGCAAAGAACTTTAAAGGATACAACGTAGCCATAGGCTACTCCCAAATGTTCGCTAGCGATGGCATGTACGAATTAAAAGGTGTGAGTGAAGCCGACGCAGCAGGCACCCAAAATTGGGCTTGGGTGCAACTGACCATGAAACCTAAATTCTTGAACACTGCAAAAGCAGAATAA
- a CDS encoding response regulator transcription factor: MNQITIVLVDDHSLVRDGIRALLESEQDLNVIGEGSDGREALTLVEEKNPDILIIDIRMPHMTGIEAVEKLNASQSDVKCIILSMHDSEEYILQSVAAGAKGYLLKDTGKTEFIKAIHAVQSGDKYYSGDISNVLVNSLLNPSTKISKNSNSEGRTSKPFDLTNKEIQVLELVLSGLTNKQISEKLQNSKRTVETHRFNLMRKMDVKNLMDLSKKAQEFGLV; the protein is encoded by the coding sequence TTGAACCAAATAACCATTGTTTTAGTAGACGACCATTCCCTAGTGCGCGATGGTATTCGTGCCCTTTTGGAAAGTGAGCAAGATTTGAATGTCATTGGCGAAGGCTCCGATGGTAGGGAGGCGCTCACGCTCGTGGAAGAGAAAAATCCCGACATTCTAATTATCGATATTCGTATGCCCCATATGACCGGTATCGAAGCGGTTGAAAAATTGAACGCCTCGCAGTCCGACGTCAAATGCATCATTCTCTCGATGCACGATTCGGAGGAGTATATATTGCAATCGGTTGCCGCAGGTGCCAAAGGCTATTTGCTCAAAGACACCGGTAAAACAGAATTCATAAAAGCGATTCATGCCGTTCAAAGTGGAGACAAATACTACAGTGGCGATATCTCGAACGTATTGGTAAACAGTTTGCTGAACCCAAGCACGAAGATTTCCAAAAACTCAAATAGCGAAGGGCGAACGAGCAAGCCATTTGACCTGACCAATAAAGAAATCCAAGTCTTGGAGTTGGTTTTATCGGGGCTCACCAACAAACAAATTTCTGAAAAACTACAAAATAGCAAGCGTACCGTCGAAACCCACCGCTTTAATCTCATGCGCAAGATGGATGTCAAAAATTTGATGGATCTTTCCAAAAAGGCCCAGGAATTCGGGTTGGTATAG